Proteins co-encoded in one Prescottella sp. R16 genomic window:
- a CDS encoding aldo/keto reductase — protein sequence MTTPEIALNSGTVVPQLGLGVWQATDDETERAVRFALDEAGYRHVDTAAAYGNEEGVGRGVATSSVPREDIFVTTKLWNSDQGYEPALAAFDASLSRLGLDYVDLYLIHWPLQDRDTRLRTWDALETIAESGRAKAIGVCNFEPHHLQELVDRGGLLPAVDQVELHPRLPQHAIRDFAALHGIAVESWSPLGGTANSGWGDASKPNTLLDDPVVARVGARHGKSAAQVLIRWHLQNGLIVIPKSVHTDRIAQNIDVFDFQLTDQDLADIATLDDGTRVGFHPDRMNMGAPA from the coding sequence ATGACCACCCCAGAGATCGCCCTGAATTCCGGAACAGTCGTCCCGCAGCTCGGCCTGGGCGTATGGCAGGCCACCGACGACGAGACCGAGCGTGCCGTGCGCTTCGCGTTGGACGAGGCCGGCTACCGGCACGTCGACACCGCCGCCGCGTACGGCAACGAGGAGGGCGTCGGCCGCGGCGTCGCGACCTCGTCGGTGCCCCGCGAGGACATCTTCGTCACCACCAAGCTGTGGAACTCCGACCAGGGGTACGAGCCAGCGCTCGCGGCGTTCGACGCGAGTCTGTCCCGGCTCGGCCTCGACTACGTCGACCTGTACCTGATCCACTGGCCGCTCCAGGATCGGGACACCCGCCTGCGCACATGGGACGCACTCGAGACGATCGCCGAATCCGGGCGGGCCAAGGCGATCGGAGTCTGTAACTTCGAACCCCACCACCTGCAGGAACTCGTCGACCGGGGCGGTCTGCTCCCGGCCGTGGACCAGGTGGAACTGCATCCTCGTCTCCCGCAGCACGCGATCCGCGACTTCGCCGCCCTGCACGGCATCGCGGTCGAGTCGTGGAGCCCACTCGGCGGCACCGCCAATTCCGGCTGGGGCGACGCGTCCAAGCCCAACACCCTGCTCGACGACCCTGTCGTCGCCCGGGTCGGCGCACGGCACGGCAAGTCGGCCGCCCAGGTCCTCATCCGCTGGCACCTGCAGAACGGGCTGATCGTCATCCCGAAGTCGGTGCACACCGACCGGATCGCGCAGAACATCGACGTGTTCGACTTCCAGCTCACCGATCAGGACCTCGCCGACATCGCAACCCTCGACGACGGTACCCGGGTCGGGTTCCATCCGGACCGGATGAACATGGGTGCACCGGCGTAG
- a CDS encoding neutral/alkaline ceramidase: protein MTISRRSVLAGVAAAPALAAMTSATASARPHAATGPARRDTPDRGFRVGVGLSDVTGPVAENGMMGYSQFDQRAEGLHQRTRVRAYVFADADDNRVVYTCADTCMVFQAVHDAVLARLAEKFGDRYTEKNVMLTAVHSHAACGGASQDYAYSLATLGFQPQVFDAEVDGTVEAIVAAHDNLASGTVAYGRSELTDASVNRSRAAFDRNPQRDKDYYPLGIDTAMRVLRIGQGGDNVGGIGWFPTHGASLTNENHLISGDNKGAAAYFWEHDVAGVRYLDGAPGFVACFPQTNTGDMSPNLDLKPGQGPTGDEFENARIIGERQVAAAREAFEQATAMSAPVVDSRIMYLDMANQVVDGKYTSDGQTRRTAPACIGAAMAAGSTEDGPAIEIFTEGTRNPLIDALGGIDAETPQWLADAQAPKLVLVPVGLLPPDGWVPHVLKIQIIRIGDVYVVGGPAEFTIVSGLRIRRTVAEELGVPLENVVFNGYANAYSSYCTTPEEYDAQQYEGGSTLFGRNTLPAYQQGFAALAAAMKAGTDVPRGPAPRDLSGFQPGFGRDVPFDTPLPGRDFGDVLVQPAGTVGTGEQVAVEFVTGHPKNDLRRGGTYFEVQRRDGNRWIRHADDGDWATRYHWRRDGLNASITRITWDVPAGTPAGTYRIQHFGNWKNPEGAVFALTGTSADFTVR from the coding sequence TTGACGATCAGTCGACGCAGTGTGCTGGCCGGAGTCGCGGCCGCACCGGCGCTCGCAGCCATGACCAGCGCAACCGCTTCCGCCCGACCGCACGCCGCCACCGGCCCCGCCCGGCGGGACACGCCCGACCGGGGCTTCCGGGTCGGTGTCGGCCTGTCGGACGTGACCGGGCCGGTCGCCGAGAACGGCATGATGGGCTACTCGCAGTTCGACCAGCGGGCCGAGGGCCTGCATCAGCGGACCCGCGTGCGCGCCTACGTCTTCGCCGACGCCGACGACAACCGGGTCGTGTACACCTGCGCCGACACGTGCATGGTCTTCCAGGCCGTGCACGACGCCGTCCTGGCCCGTCTCGCCGAGAAGTTCGGCGACCGGTACACCGAGAAGAACGTCATGCTCACCGCCGTGCACTCGCATGCCGCGTGCGGTGGTGCCTCGCAGGACTATGCGTACAGTCTGGCGACGCTGGGCTTCCAACCGCAGGTGTTCGACGCCGAGGTCGACGGCACGGTCGAGGCGATCGTCGCCGCGCACGACAATCTGGCGTCCGGCACCGTCGCGTACGGGCGCAGCGAACTGACCGACGCCAGCGTGAACCGGTCGCGGGCGGCCTTCGACCGGAACCCGCAGCGCGACAAGGACTACTACCCGCTCGGTATCGACACCGCGATGCGGGTGCTCCGGATCGGCCAGGGCGGCGACAACGTCGGCGGCATCGGCTGGTTTCCCACCCACGGTGCATCGCTCACCAACGAGAACCACCTGATCTCGGGCGACAACAAGGGTGCCGCCGCCTACTTCTGGGAGCACGACGTCGCCGGGGTACGCTACCTCGACGGCGCGCCCGGGTTCGTGGCGTGCTTCCCGCAGACCAACACCGGGGACATGTCGCCGAACCTCGATCTGAAGCCCGGGCAGGGCCCGACCGGCGACGAGTTCGAGAATGCCCGCATCATCGGCGAGCGGCAGGTCGCGGCGGCACGGGAGGCGTTCGAGCAGGCCACCGCGATGTCCGCACCCGTCGTGGACAGCCGAATCATGTACCTGGACATGGCGAACCAGGTCGTGGACGGCAAGTACACGTCCGACGGGCAGACCCGCCGTACCGCGCCGGCGTGCATCGGTGCCGCGATGGCGGCGGGCAGCACCGAGGACGGGCCCGCGATCGAGATCTTCACCGAGGGCACCCGCAACCCGCTCATCGACGCGCTCGGCGGCATCGACGCGGAGACCCCGCAGTGGCTCGCGGACGCGCAGGCACCCAAACTGGTACTCGTTCCGGTCGGCCTGCTGCCCCCGGACGGCTGGGTGCCGCACGTGCTCAAGATCCAGATCATCCGCATCGGTGACGTCTACGTCGTGGGCGGGCCGGCCGAGTTCACGATCGTCTCCGGTCTGCGGATCCGGCGCACCGTCGCCGAGGAACTCGGCGTCCCGCTCGAGAACGTCGTCTTCAACGGCTACGCCAACGCGTACTCCAGCTACTGCACCACCCCCGAGGAGTACGACGCCCAGCAGTACGAGGGCGGCTCGACCCTGTTCGGCCGCAACACTCTTCCCGCCTACCAGCAGGGCTTCGCGGCCCTGGCGGCCGCGATGAAAGCCGGCACCGATGTCCCCCGCGGGCCCGCACCCCGGGACCTGTCCGGCTTCCAGCCCGGCTTCGGGCGCGACGTCCCGTTCGACACACCGCTTCCCGGGCGGGACTTCGGTGACGTCCTGGTCCAGCCGGCCGGAACCGTCGGCACCGGCGAGCAGGTGGCCGTCGAGTTCGTCACCGGACACCCCAAGAACGACCTGCGCCGCGGCGGAACGTATTTCGAGGTGCAGCGCCGCGACGGCAACCGGTGGATCCGGCACGCCGACGACGGCGACTGGGCCACCAGGTACCACTGGCGGCGCGACGGCCTCAACGCGTCGATCACCCGCATCACGTGGGACGTTCCCGCCGGTACCCCGGCGGGCACCTACCGCATCCAGCACTTCGGGAACTGGAAGAACCCCGAGGGTGCGGTCTTCGCGCTCACCGGAACCTCCGCCGACTTCACCGTCCGCTAG
- a CDS encoding acyl-CoA dehydrogenase family protein gives MSGVGVFSEEQIELRKTVAQLLAKRADAAALRKTLESGEPFDRGLWDVLCQQVGVAALAIPEEFGGFGATVVEQHLVLEELGAALTPSPMFGSAVLAAQTILATGNTEACERLLPGIAEGSSVAALCWVGPEGHWRSDDVACTAAGSDADGYTVSGTAHYVLDGAHADVLIVAAVVEGTDGAIALFEVDPSADGVARRQLPTMDLTRPMSLVEFASAPAVRLTADDASAALERVRQIAIVALTAEQVGAAARCLQMTVDYSKDRVQFGRAIGSFQALKHRMADLYFLVETARSASYAAVHSLAEGLPTAAADAAVAKAYCSEAFLAITGDSIQLHGGIAITWEHDAHLFFKRAHGSAQLLGQPEEFLAEMETLAGLSA, from the coding sequence GTGAGTGGGGTCGGTGTGTTCTCGGAGGAGCAGATCGAGCTCCGCAAGACCGTTGCCCAGTTGCTCGCCAAGCGGGCCGACGCGGCTGCGCTGCGCAAGACCCTCGAATCGGGTGAGCCGTTCGATCGTGGCCTGTGGGACGTGCTGTGCCAGCAGGTCGGTGTCGCGGCTCTCGCGATCCCCGAGGAGTTCGGTGGCTTCGGCGCGACCGTCGTCGAGCAGCATCTGGTGCTCGAGGAGCTCGGTGCCGCGCTGACGCCGTCACCGATGTTCGGTTCGGCCGTCCTGGCCGCGCAGACGATCCTGGCGACCGGCAACACGGAGGCGTGCGAGCGCCTGCTGCCCGGCATCGCCGAGGGCTCGTCCGTCGCCGCACTGTGCTGGGTGGGCCCCGAAGGGCATTGGCGCAGTGACGATGTCGCGTGCACGGCCGCCGGCAGCGATGCCGACGGCTACACCGTCTCCGGGACCGCGCACTATGTGCTCGACGGCGCGCACGCCGACGTGCTCATCGTGGCTGCAGTCGTGGAAGGCACAGACGGCGCGATCGCACTGTTCGAGGTCGACCCGTCCGCCGACGGCGTCGCCCGCCGCCAGCTGCCGACGATGGACCTGACCCGTCCGATGTCGTTGGTGGAGTTCGCGTCCGCTCCCGCGGTCCGGCTCACCGCCGACGACGCGTCCGCCGCGCTCGAGCGGGTGCGGCAGATCGCGATCGTCGCGCTGACGGCCGAGCAGGTCGGCGCCGCGGCACGCTGCCTGCAGATGACCGTGGACTACAGCAAGGACCGCGTCCAGTTCGGTCGCGCGATCGGCAGCTTCCAGGCCCTCAAGCACCGCATGGCCGATCTGTACTTCCTCGTGGAGACGGCCCGGTCGGCGTCGTACGCGGCCGTGCACTCGCTGGCCGAGGGCCTGCCGACGGCTGCCGCCGACGCCGCCGTCGCGAAGGCGTACTGCTCGGAGGCGTTCCTCGCGATCACCGGCGATTCCATCCAGCTGCACGGCGGCATCGCCATCACGTGGGAGCACGACGCGCACCTGTTCTTCAAGCGCGCCCACGGCAGCGCGCAGCTCCTCGGCCAGCCCGAAGAGTTCCTCGCAGAGATGGAGACGCTCGCGGGCCTGTCCGCCTGA
- a CDS encoding mycofactocin-coupled SDR family oxidoreductase, giving the protein MQGKVVLVTGAAQSQGRNHAVAMATEGADVIAIDICRQEDLVPYPMGTSEGLAETARMVEAAGRRVHIAEADVRDRGGLQRAVSEGVEKLGRLDVVVANASICTVQPHEEVTEELWQATLDVNLTGVWNTCAVSIPHLEAAGGGSIVITGSTASTIGLPFYLPYVASKHALTGLCRSLALELSDRNIRVNMINPTGVDTPQGHSQVLPGLLEQRPDLAPIFVNSLPVERIDVSDVTGALMYLTSTDARYVTGISLPVDAGSTIR; this is encoded by the coding sequence ATGCAGGGAAAAGTCGTGCTCGTTACCGGAGCGGCACAAAGCCAGGGGCGTAATCACGCGGTAGCCATGGCGACCGAAGGTGCCGACGTCATTGCGATCGATATCTGCCGGCAAGAGGATCTCGTCCCCTACCCGATGGGGACGAGCGAGGGACTTGCGGAGACGGCGCGCATGGTCGAAGCGGCCGGGCGCCGCGTCCACATCGCGGAGGCCGATGTCCGCGACCGAGGTGGATTGCAGCGAGCCGTCTCCGAAGGCGTCGAGAAGCTGGGGCGGTTGGACGTCGTCGTCGCCAATGCGTCGATTTGTACCGTCCAACCCCACGAGGAGGTCACCGAGGAACTCTGGCAGGCGACCCTCGACGTCAACCTCACCGGAGTGTGGAACACCTGTGCAGTCTCCATCCCGCACCTGGAAGCTGCCGGTGGCGGAAGCATCGTGATCACCGGTTCGACGGCGAGCACGATCGGGCTCCCCTTCTACCTGCCGTACGTTGCCTCCAAGCACGCACTCACGGGGCTGTGTAGATCGTTGGCTCTCGAACTCTCCGACCGGAACATCCGTGTGAACATGATCAATCCTACGGGAGTCGATACGCCACAAGGTCATTCGCAGGTTCTACCGGGACTGCTGGAGCAGCGACCCGATCTCGCGCCCATCTTCGTCAACTCGTTGCCGGTCGAACGGATCGATGTCTCCGACGTCACCGGTGCATTGATGTATCTCACCTCGACCGACGCTCGATATGTCACCGGGATCTCCCTGCCGGTCGACGCCGGTTCGACCATCCGGTGA
- a CDS encoding acetoacetate decarboxylase family protein has translation MSSHQVLGKQVDMPVEIRAASAFMAMYSVPTKAAQRLIDYTGLEILQYRPGRGLCGLVFVDYVDGDLGPYNEFGVTFMVRDHRRRGRSSVLGDLRSLAGGNAGALIHRLPVDGEFTLAAGRGIWGFPKILADFEADHSGPIRRGAVGQDGRLVAELLVKQGIRTPGGGAHASVEAYSHLDGVTRHTAWDMNPTGVRTRIGGARLRLGSHPIADELRSLGLPRRALMTTTIPDLRMTFGDAVAV, from the coding sequence GTGAGTTCCCATCAGGTGCTCGGCAAGCAGGTCGACATGCCGGTCGAGATCCGGGCAGCGTCGGCGTTCATGGCGATGTACTCCGTCCCGACGAAGGCTGCCCAGAGACTGATCGACTACACGGGCCTCGAGATCCTGCAGTACCGGCCCGGACGCGGACTGTGCGGACTCGTCTTCGTCGACTACGTCGACGGCGATCTCGGGCCGTACAACGAATTCGGCGTCACGTTCATGGTGCGCGACCACCGCCGGCGTGGACGGTCGTCGGTGCTCGGCGATCTTCGATCGCTGGCCGGCGGCAACGCGGGGGCGCTGATCCATCGACTCCCGGTCGACGGCGAGTTCACGCTCGCTGCCGGACGCGGCATCTGGGGCTTCCCGAAGATCCTGGCCGACTTCGAGGCCGACCACAGCGGTCCGATCCGACGCGGCGCGGTCGGCCAGGACGGTCGACTCGTCGCGGAACTGCTCGTGAAGCAGGGCATCCGCACCCCCGGCGGCGGCGCCCACGCCTCGGTGGAGGCGTACTCGCACCTCGACGGCGTCACCCGTCATACGGCGTGGGACATGAATCCGACCGGGGTCCGCACCCGGATCGGTGGTGCCCGGCTGCGACTCGGCAGCCATCCGATCGCCGACGAGCTGCGCTCGCTCGGTCTGCCTCGTCGGGCCCTGATGACGACCACGATCCCCGATCTGCGGATGACGTTCGGCGACGCGGTCGCCGTCTGA
- a CDS encoding HAD family hydrolase: MTRIELVASDLDGTLLRSDRTVSPRTAKAMAAARDAGVEVVWATARARHSVDALARSCGFRGEVICANGAVTLDLADGTPEITGTVSIEVAEALAAMEQVRTLVPGVVFANVGPTTFVAEPEYAALCDYADHHRTLDEMILEEELPRTGEPMVKIVARHPEVPSRELYRLAVEAGVDGVELTHSGAPYVEMAATGVSKASALARLCAARGIAAHEVAVVGDAMNDVPMLAWAGTALAPANALPEVLALADRVLPSNDEDGVAQYLEELCDKE, from the coding sequence GTGACGCGAATCGAACTGGTGGCCTCCGACCTCGACGGGACCCTGCTGCGGTCCGACCGGACGGTGTCGCCGCGTACTGCGAAGGCGATGGCAGCGGCGCGGGACGCCGGTGTCGAGGTGGTGTGGGCGACCGCGCGCGCCCGGCATTCGGTCGACGCGCTCGCCCGGTCCTGCGGGTTCCGCGGCGAGGTGATCTGCGCCAACGGGGCTGTCACCCTCGATCTCGCCGACGGCACCCCGGAGATCACCGGCACCGTTTCGATCGAGGTCGCCGAGGCTCTCGCCGCGATGGAACAGGTCCGCACGCTCGTGCCGGGTGTGGTGTTCGCGAACGTCGGTCCCACGACGTTCGTCGCCGAACCGGAGTATGCGGCGCTGTGCGACTACGCCGACCATCACCGGACCCTGGACGAGATGATTCTCGAGGAAGAACTGCCACGGACGGGGGAGCCGATGGTCAAGATCGTCGCGCGGCACCCGGAGGTCCCCAGCCGCGAGCTGTACCGGCTGGCGGTCGAAGCCGGCGTCGACGGTGTCGAGCTGACGCACTCGGGTGCGCCGTACGTGGAGATGGCGGCGACCGGGGTGTCGAAGGCCAGCGCGCTCGCACGGCTGTGTGCGGCGAGAGGTATTGCGGCGCACGAGGTCGCCGTCGTCGGTGATGCGATGAACGACGTCCCGATGCTGGCCTGGGCGGGCACCGCACTGGCCCCGGCGAACGCGCTGCCCGAGGTGCTGGCGCTGGCCGACCGGGTGTTGCCGTCGAACGACGAGGACGGTGTCGCGCAGTATCTCGAGGAGTTGTGCGACAAGGAGTGA
- the hsaB gene encoding 3-hydroxy-9,10-secoandrosta-1,3,5(10)-triene-9,17-dione monooxygenase reductase subunit, with product MSAQETSGTGAELDPRQFRNVLGQFCTGVTIITTVDDGAPVGFACQSFAALSLDPPLVLFCPTKASRSWASIERSGHFAVNVLAEEQQATCARFGSREPDKFTGIDWTPSPLGSPILTGSLAHIDCTVETVHDGGDHYVVFGRVHSMSEIKDERPLLFYRGQYTGIEPDKTVPATWRDDLEAFLTATTEDTWL from the coding sequence ATGTCCGCGCAGGAGACGTCCGGAACCGGTGCGGAACTCGATCCGCGCCAGTTCCGCAACGTCCTCGGCCAGTTCTGCACCGGCGTCACGATCATCACGACCGTGGACGACGGCGCCCCGGTCGGGTTCGCGTGCCAGTCGTTCGCGGCGCTGTCGCTCGACCCGCCGCTCGTGCTGTTCTGCCCCACCAAGGCGTCGCGGTCGTGGGCGTCGATCGAACGGTCCGGCCACTTCGCCGTCAACGTCCTCGCCGAGGAACAGCAGGCGACGTGCGCCCGGTTCGGATCCCGCGAACCCGACAAGTTCACGGGCATCGACTGGACGCCGTCACCACTGGGCTCGCCGATCCTCACCGGATCACTCGCCCACATCGACTGCACCGTCGAAACCGTCCACGACGGCGGCGACCACTACGTCGTCTTCGGTCGCGTGCACTCGATGAGCGAGATCAAAGACGAACGGCCACTGTTGTTCTACCGAGGCCAGTACACCGGTATCGAACCGGACAAGACCGTGCCGGCCACATGGCGGGACGACCTCGAGGCGTTCCTCACCGCCACCACCGAGGACACCTGGCTGTAG
- a CDS encoding alpha/beta hydrolase produces the protein MLDVLESSFPDVTQYSPQELREIIASRRAPLTRTPDMRVARDVLIDGPGGDLPLRIYVPHAETNDPLPVIVFAHGGGFVFCGLDSHDEFCRSMADAVDSVVVSVDYRLAPEHQAPAAMEDVYAALLWTAENVGEYGGDPGRIAVAGDSAGGNLAATVSLAARERGVPRIAAQILLYPVIDDDFTTESYQQYGVGYYNTTKAMRWYWEQYAPGDRTSEFVVPTRAASLAGLPPALVVTAELDPPCTAGDQYAERLADDGVPVIAHRFDGLFHGFLTFPKLSLTGPARLELWQLIRRVLKPSESAAR, from the coding sequence ATGCTGGACGTTCTCGAGTCCAGTTTCCCGGACGTCACGCAGTACTCGCCTCAGGAACTCCGCGAGATCATCGCCTCTCGTCGAGCGCCACTGACCCGCACACCCGACATGCGGGTCGCGCGCGACGTCCTCATCGACGGTCCGGGTGGAGATCTGCCACTGCGCATCTATGTCCCCCACGCCGAGACGAACGACCCGCTACCGGTGATCGTGTTCGCTCACGGTGGGGGATTCGTCTTCTGCGGCCTGGATTCCCACGACGAGTTCTGCCGCTCGATGGCGGACGCAGTGGATTCGGTGGTCGTCTCGGTCGACTACCGGCTTGCACCGGAACACCAGGCGCCCGCCGCGATGGAGGATGTCTACGCAGCGCTGCTGTGGACCGCAGAGAATGTCGGTGAGTACGGAGGGGATCCGGGTCGTATCGCGGTCGCCGGAGACAGCGCCGGCGGGAATCTCGCGGCGACGGTGTCGCTGGCAGCTCGGGAGCGAGGTGTTCCGCGCATCGCTGCCCAGATCCTCCTTTACCCGGTCATCGACGACGACTTCACGACCGAGTCGTACCAGCAGTACGGCGTGGGTTACTACAACACCACGAAGGCGATGCGCTGGTATTGGGAGCAGTACGCGCCCGGTGACCGGACGAGCGAGTTCGTCGTCCCCACCCGAGCTGCATCGCTCGCGGGGCTCCCGCCGGCACTCGTCGTCACAGCCGAGCTGGACCCGCCCTGCACGGCAGGGGACCAGTATGCCGAGCGTCTCGCGGACGACGGCGTCCCCGTGATCGCGCACCGCTTCGACGGCCTGTTCCACGGGTTCCTCACCTTCCCCAAACTGTCGCTCACGGGGCCGGCCCGTCTCGAGCTGTGGCAGCTGATTCGACGCGTGCTGAAGCCGAGCGAATCCGCGGCACGCTGA
- the hsaC gene encoding iron-dependent extradiol dioxygenase HsaC yields MSIRTLAYLRIEATDIAAWREYGLKVLGMIEGKGANPDNLYLRMDDYPARLVIVPGERDGLYAAGWECANAEGLQEIRERLAKADWAFEEGTKEEAAERNVVEFITCRDASGSRLEIFHTVALQHRRIVSPYGHRFVTGEQGLGHVVLATKDDVADLEFYRDVLGFKLRDSMRLPPQVVGRPADGEPAWLRFLGCNPRHHSLAFAPLPNPSGIVHLMMEVENSDDVGLCLDRAQRKNVKMSATLGRHVNDQMLSFYMKTPGGFDVEFGCEGLEVEDDTWIAKESTAVSLWGHDFTVGFK; encoded by the coding sequence ATGAGTATCCGTACCCTCGCGTACCTGCGCATCGAGGCCACCGACATCGCGGCCTGGCGCGAGTACGGCCTCAAGGTCCTCGGCATGATCGAGGGCAAGGGAGCGAACCCCGACAACCTGTACCTGCGTATGGACGACTACCCGGCACGGCTCGTCATCGTCCCCGGTGAGCGCGACGGCCTGTACGCGGCCGGCTGGGAATGCGCCAACGCCGAAGGGCTGCAGGAGATCCGTGAACGACTCGCCAAGGCCGACTGGGCCTTCGAGGAGGGCACCAAGGAGGAGGCGGCCGAACGCAACGTCGTCGAATTCATCACGTGCCGTGACGCCTCGGGCTCCCGACTGGAGATCTTCCACACCGTAGCCCTGCAGCACCGCCGCATCGTGAGCCCCTACGGGCACAGGTTCGTCACCGGTGAACAGGGTCTCGGGCACGTCGTGCTCGCCACCAAGGACGATGTCGCGGACCTCGAGTTCTACCGGGACGTACTCGGTTTCAAGCTGCGCGACTCGATGCGCCTGCCCCCGCAGGTCGTCGGACGCCCCGCGGACGGTGAGCCGGCATGGTTGCGGTTCCTCGGCTGCAACCCACGGCACCACAGCCTCGCGTTCGCGCCGCTGCCCAACCCGTCGGGCATCGTGCACCTCATGATGGAAGTCGAGAACTCCGACGACGTCGGCCTGTGTCTCGACCGGGCGCAGCGCAAGAACGTCAAGATGTCGGCGACACTCGGTCGCCATGTCAACGACCAGATGCTGTCCTTCTACATGAAGACACCGGGCGGCTTCGACGTCGAATTCGGCTGCGAGGGACTCGAAGTCGAGGACGATACGTGGATCGCGAAGGAAAGCACCGCGGTCAGCCTGTGGGGCCACGACTTCACAGTGGGGTTCAAGTAA
- a CDS encoding SRPBCC family protein → MAKTLRTDESVVINRPLPEVFEYFTDPDHALEWGTNVTEYKMLSGAPDEVGSVASLEARVAGAKVHATEEITAYEKNKRIGFESRESKIGYTRELDFESDGDGATKVTFRQDGEEGSGLFKFADAIAQKLYARDVRGNLENAKEILESSGS, encoded by the coding sequence ATGGCCAAGACGCTGCGGACGGACGAATCCGTCGTCATCAATCGTCCGCTTCCCGAAGTGTTCGAGTACTTCACCGATCCCGATCATGCCCTGGAATGGGGCACGAATGTCACCGAGTACAAGATGCTGTCCGGTGCGCCCGACGAGGTCGGTTCGGTGGCATCGCTCGAGGCACGGGTGGCCGGCGCGAAGGTTCACGCAACCGAGGAGATCACCGCGTACGAGAAGAACAAGCGGATCGGCTTCGAGTCGCGGGAATCGAAGATCGGGTACACGCGTGAACTGGACTTCGAGAGCGACGGCGACGGTGCCACCAAGGTGACGTTCCGGCAGGACGGGGAGGAGGGGTCGGGCCTCTTCAAGTTCGCCGATGCCATCGCGCAGAAGTTGTACGCCCGTGACGTGCGCGGAAACCTGGAGAATGCCAAGGAAATTCTGGAGTCCAGCGGCAGCTGA
- the hsaD gene encoding 4,5:9,10-diseco-3-hydroxy-5,9,17-trioxoandrosta-1(10),2-diene-4-oate hydrolase, translating into MTATEELTYESTSRFAQVRPDLKLHYHEAGVGNGPTIVLLHGGGPGASSWSNFSKNIPVLAEQFHVIAVDQPGYGRSDKPTEHPQYFRHSASALKDLLDTLGITERVHLLGNSLGGGAAVRFALDHPDRAGRLVLMGPGGLSVNLFAPDPTEGVKNLGKFSYQPTRENLEAFLRIMVFDQKLVTDELIDERFAAASTPESLGAAKAMGKSFSGPDFELGMLWRDAYKLRQRVLLIWGREDRVNPIDGALVALKMIPRVQLHVFGGCGHWAQLEKFDEFNRLAGDFLLDGDK; encoded by the coding sequence ATGACGGCAACCGAAGAACTCACGTACGAGTCCACGTCCCGCTTCGCGCAGGTCCGCCCGGATCTGAAGCTGCACTACCACGAGGCGGGGGTCGGCAACGGGCCGACGATCGTGCTCCTGCACGGCGGCGGGCCGGGGGCGTCGTCGTGGTCGAACTTCTCCAAGAACATTCCGGTGCTGGCCGAGCAGTTCCACGTGATCGCGGTGGACCAGCCCGGCTACGGCCGGTCCGACAAGCCCACCGAGCACCCGCAGTACTTCCGGCACAGTGCGTCGGCACTGAAGGACCTGCTCGACACCCTCGGCATCACCGAACGCGTTCACCTGCTCGGTAATTCGCTCGGCGGCGGTGCCGCAGTGCGGTTCGCGCTGGACCACCCGGACCGGGCCGGCCGGCTCGTGCTGATGGGGCCCGGCGGCCTGAGCGTCAACCTGTTCGCGCCCGACCCCACCGAGGGCGTCAAGAATCTCGGCAAGTTCTCGTACCAGCCGACCCGAGAGAATCTCGAGGCGTTCCTGCGCATCATGGTGTTCGACCAGAAGCTCGTCACCGACGAGCTGATCGACGAACGCTTCGCGGCGGCGAGCACCCCCGAGTCGCTCGGCGCGGCGAAGGCGATGGGCAAGTCGTTCTCCGGCCCCGATTTCGAGCTCGGCATGCTGTGGCGCGACGCCTACAAGCTGCGTCAGCGTGTCCTGCTCATCTGGGGCCGTGAGGACCGCGTCAACCCGATCGACGGAGCGCTGGTGGCGCTCAAGATGATTCCGCGGGTCCAGCTGCACGTGTTCGGCGGCTGCGGGCACTGGGCGCAGCTCGAGAAGTTCGACGAGTTCAACCGGCTCGCGGGCGACTTCCTTCTCGATGGAGACAAGTGA